Proteins encoded within one genomic window of Nordella sp. HKS 07:
- the sppA gene encoding signal peptide peptidase SppA, with protein sequence MATEAELIIDRRRLKRRLTFWRVASVLLFIGALLALAAAAGGFDIEKRKDHIARVWVTGLITGDQPTLDLLDEIAKADHVKGLILRIDSPGGTTAGSEAIYESVRKIAKDKPVAAVMDTVAASGGYITAIAADHIVARGNTITGSIGVIFQWAEVSKLLETIGVQMQEIKSGDLKAEPSPFKPLSEKAREVSNLMVQDSFTWFTGLVAERRKLPLDKVKILSDGRVYTGRQAVAEKLIDELGGEEKAVDWIKKEKKLPDGIEVKDWAVPAEDKGLFGLGLKITSGALKALGLPDLAEQAQLQKLDGLVSVWHPSLQ encoded by the coding sequence ATGGCGACCGAAGCTGAACTCATCATCGACCGCCGGCGGCTGAAGCGCCGCCTCACCTTCTGGCGCGTGGCGTCCGTGCTCCTCTTCATCGGCGCCCTGCTGGCGCTCGCCGCCGCCGCGGGCGGCTTCGATATCGAAAAGCGCAAGGATCATATCGCGCGGGTCTGGGTCACCGGCCTCATCACCGGCGACCAGCCCACCCTCGACCTTCTCGACGAGATCGCCAAGGCCGACCATGTGAAGGGCCTGATCCTGCGTATCGACAGCCCCGGCGGCACCACCGCGGGCTCTGAAGCCATTTACGAGTCGGTCCGCAAGATCGCCAAGGACAAGCCGGTGGCCGCGGTCATGGACACGGTCGCGGCCTCGGGCGGCTATATCACCGCCATCGCCGCCGACCATATCGTCGCGCGCGGCAACACCATCACCGGTTCCATCGGCGTGATCTTCCAATGGGCGGAAGTCTCGAAGCTGCTCGAGACGATCGGTGTCCAGATGCAGGAAATCAAGTCGGGCGATCTCAAGGCCGAGCCCTCGCCCTTCAAGCCGCTTTCCGAGAAAGCCCGCGAGGTCTCCAATCTGATGGTGCAGGACAGCTTCACCTGGTTCACCGGCCTCGTCGCCGAGCGCCGCAAGCTGCCCCTCGACAAGGTCAAGATCCTCTCCGACGGCCGCGTCTATACCGGCCGCCAGGCGGTGGCCGAAAAGCTCATCGACGAGCTGGGCGGCGAGGAAAAGGCGGTCGACTGGATCAAGAAGGAAAAGAAGCTCCCCGACGGCATAGAGGTAAAGGATTGGGCGGTGCCGGCCGAGGACAAGGGGCTGTTCGGCCTGGGCCTCAAGATCACCTCAGGGGCCCTCAAGGCGCTGGGGCTGCCGGACCTTGCCGAACAGGCGCAATTACAGAAACTTGACGGTCTCGTTTCGGTTTGGCACCCTTCTCTGCAATAA
- the rpsA gene encoding 30S ribosomal protein S1, whose product MAKAAESLNPTRADFEALLAESFGTQTSAEGSVVKGRVVAVENDFAIIDVGLKTEGRIALKEFSQPGKDGTLKVGDEVEVYLERIENALGEAVLSRDKARREEAWTRLEQSSANNERVDGVIFGRVKGGFTVDLGGAVAFLPGSQVDIRPIRDVGALMNVTQPFQILKMDRRRGNIVVSRRAIMEETRAEQRSELVQNLTEGQVVDGVVKNITDYGAFVDLGGIDGLLHVTDIAWKRVNHPSDVLSVGQTVKVQIIRINPETQRISLGMKQLDKDPWEGVAAKYPIGAKVKGRVTNITDYGAFVELEDGIEGLVHVSEMSWTKKNVHPGKILSTSEEIQVQVLEVDPAKRRISLGLKQVQQNPWESFSDKHPAGSTVEGEIKNITEFGLFVGLDGDVDGMVHLSDLDWKRSGEDAIKEYKKGDHVRAQVLDVDIEKERISLGIKQVSGDPLETLGGIKKGDTVTCEVTAVEENGLHVKITGSEITAYIKRADLARDRSEQRPERFAVGEKVDAKVTQIDTKSRRISVSIKALEIADEKAAVAQYGSSDSGASLGDILGAALNKAKKDAESKD is encoded by the coding sequence ATGGCAAAAGCTGCCGAATCTCTCAATCCGACCCGCGCCGACTTCGAAGCCCTGCTCGCCGAATCCTTCGGCACCCAGACCTCCGCGGAAGGCTCCGTCGTTAAGGGCCGCGTGGTCGCCGTCGAGAACGACTTCGCGATCATCGATGTCGGCCTCAAGACCGAAGGCCGCATCGCGCTCAAGGAATTCTCGCAGCCCGGCAAGGACGGGACCCTCAAGGTCGGCGATGAGGTCGAAGTCTATCTCGAGCGCATCGAGAACGCGCTCGGCGAAGCCGTCCTGTCGCGCGACAAGGCCCGCCGCGAAGAAGCCTGGACCCGGCTCGAACAGTCCTCGGCCAATAACGAGCGCGTCGACGGCGTGATCTTCGGCCGCGTCAAGGGCGGCTTCACCGTCGATCTCGGCGGTGCGGTGGCCTTCCTTCCCGGCAGCCAGGTCGATATCCGTCCGATCCGCGATGTGGGCGCGCTGATGAATGTCACGCAGCCCTTCCAGATCCTGAAGATGGACCGTCGCCGCGGCAATATCGTCGTCTCGCGTCGCGCCATCATGGAAGAGACCCGCGCCGAGCAGCGTTCGGAGCTGGTGCAGAACCTCACCGAAGGCCAGGTGGTCGACGGCGTGGTCAAGAACATCACCGACTACGGCGCGTTCGTCGATCTGGGCGGCATTGACGGCCTGCTCCACGTCACCGACATCGCCTGGAAGCGCGTCAACCATCCCTCCGACGTCCTGTCGGTCGGCCAGACGGTGAAGGTGCAGATCATCCGCATCAATCCGGAGACGCAGCGCATCTCGCTCGGCATGAAGCAGCTCGACAAGGATCCGTGGGAGGGCGTCGCCGCCAAGTACCCGATCGGCGCCAAGGTCAAGGGCCGCGTCACCAACATCACCGATTACGGCGCGTTCGTCGAGTTGGAAGACGGCATCGAAGGCCTCGTGCACGTCTCGGAGATGAGCTGGACCAAGAAGAACGTCCATCCCGGCAAGATCCTCTCCACCTCGGAAGAGATCCAGGTGCAGGTGCTGGAAGTCGATCCGGCCAAGCGGCGCATCTCGCTCGGCCTCAAGCAGGTCCAGCAGAATCCGTGGGAGAGCTTCTCCGACAAGCATCCGGCCGGCTCGACCGTCGAAGGCGAGATCAAGAACATCACCGAATTCGGCCTCTTCGTCGGTCTCGACGGCGATGTCGACGGCATGGTGCATCTCTCCGATCTCGACTGGAAGCGCTCCGGCGAAGACGCGATCAAGGAGTACAAGAAGGGCGATCACGTGCGCGCCCAGGTTCTCGACGTCGATATCGAGAAGGAGCGCATCTCGCTCGGCATCAAGCAGGTCTCGGGCGATCCGCTCGAAACCCTGGGCGGCATCAAGAAGGGCGACACGGTCACCTGCGAAGTCACCGCCGTCGAGGAAAACGGTCTGCATGTGAAGATCACCGGTTCCGAGATCACCGCCTATATCAAGCGCGCCGATCTGGCCCGCGACCGTTCCGAGCAGCGCCCCGAGCGCTTCGCGGTCGGCGAGAAGGTCGACGCCAAGGTCACCCAGATCGACACCAAGAGCCGTCGCATCTCCGTCTCCATCAAGGCGCTTGAAATCGCCGATGAAAAGGCGGCGGTGGCGCAGTATGGCTCCTCCGACTCGGGCGCTTCCCTCGGCGACATCCTCGGCGCCGCGCTCAACAAGGCGAAGAAGGATGCCGAGTCGAAGGACTGA
- the gyrB gene encoding DNA topoisomerase (ATP-hydrolyzing) subunit B produces the protein MADPIKKQAEDYGADSIKVLKGLDAVRKRPGMYIGDTDDGSGLHHMIYEVVDNAVDEALAGHCDRVIVALNADGSCTVADNGRGIPTDIHPSEGVSAAEVIMTQLHAGGKFDQNSYKVSGGLHGVGVSVVNALSISLKLRVWRGGKEHAMSFTNGEADAPLAVVRDSHDKRGTEVTFLPSPEIFTKTEFDYGTIEHRLRELAFLNSGVRIVLTDRRGVEPKEVELYYEGGIQAFVRYLDRTKQALVDEPIMMRGEKDGILVECALWWNDSYHENVLCFTNNIPQRDGGTHLAGFRGALTRVINGYATSSGIAKKEKVALTGDDAREGLTCVLSVKVPDPKFSSQTKDKLVSSEVRPVVESLIGEELAAWFEEHPQDAKQIVGKVVEAAAAREAARKARELTRRKGALDISSLPGKLADCQERDPAKSELFIVEGDSAGGSAKQARNRENQAVLPLRGKILNVERVRFEKMLSSAEIGTLITALGTGIGREEFNPDKLRYHKIIIMTDADVDGAHIRTLLLTFFYRQMQEIIERGHLYIAQPPLYKVKRGSSEQYLKDGKALENYLIETGLEGSSLVLASGAERAGHDLRQIVDEALSVRAALDALHSRYSRAVIEQAAIAGVLNPEVLSNTENALAAASYIAKRLDAIAEETERGWTGVHAADGSLVFAREVRGVKESWTIDARLIGSADAIRLDKKAAHLQEIYAKPAKLRRKDSEKVIHGPIDLLEAVFAAGRKGITLQRYKGLGEMNPEQLWETTLDANVRSLLRVKVSELDEADDLFTKLMGDVVEPRRDFIRENALSVANLDV, from the coding sequence ATGGCTGATCCGATCAAGAAACAGGCCGAGGATTACGGCGCCGACTCGATCAAGGTCCTGAAGGGCCTCGATGCGGTGCGCAAGCGCCCGGGCATGTATATCGGCGACACCGACGACGGATCGGGCCTCCATCATATGATCTATGAGGTGGTCGACAACGCTGTCGACGAGGCGCTCGCCGGCCATTGCGACCGGGTGATCGTCGCTCTCAACGCCGATGGATCATGCACCGTCGCCGACAATGGCCGCGGCATCCCCACCGACATCCATCCGAGCGAAGGCGTGTCGGCGGCCGAGGTCATCATGACCCAGCTCCATGCCGGCGGCAAATTCGACCAGAATTCCTACAAGGTGTCGGGCGGCCTGCATGGCGTCGGCGTGTCCGTCGTCAACGCACTGTCGATCTCGCTCAAGCTGCGCGTCTGGCGCGGCGGCAAAGAGCATGCGATGAGCTTCACCAACGGCGAGGCCGATGCGCCGCTCGCGGTGGTGCGCGACAGCCATGACAAGCGCGGCACGGAAGTGACCTTCCTGCCCTCACCCGAGATCTTCACCAAGACCGAATTCGACTACGGGACGATCGAGCATCGCCTGCGCGAGCTCGCCTTCCTTAATTCCGGCGTGCGCATCGTGCTCACCGACAGGCGCGGCGTCGAACCCAAGGAAGTCGAGCTCTATTACGAGGGTGGCATTCAGGCCTTCGTGCGCTATCTCGACCGCACCAAGCAGGCGCTGGTCGACGAGCCGATCATGATGAGAGGCGAGAAGGACGGCATCCTCGTCGAATGCGCCCTGTGGTGGAACGACAGCTATCATGAGAACGTGCTGTGCTTCACCAACAACATCCCGCAGCGCGACGGCGGCACCCATCTCGCCGGTTTCCGCGGCGCGTTGACCCGCGTCATCAACGGCTATGCCACGTCGAGCGGCATCGCCAAGAAGGAGAAGGTGGCACTCACCGGCGATGATGCGCGCGAGGGCCTCACCTGCGTGCTCTCGGTCAAGGTGCCGGATCCCAAATTCTCGTCCCAGACCAAGGATAAGCTCGTCTCATCCGAGGTCCGCCCGGTGGTCGAAAGCCTGATCGGCGAGGAGCTCGCCGCCTGGTTCGAGGAGCATCCGCAGGACGCCAAGCAGATCGTCGGCAAGGTGGTGGAAGCCGCGGCCGCGCGCGAAGCGGCGCGTAAGGCGCGCGAATTGACAAGGCGCAAGGGCGCGCTCGATATTTCCTCGCTGCCCGGCAAGCTCGCCGACTGCCAGGAGCGCGATCCGGCCAAATCCGAACTGTTCATCGTCGAGGGCGACTCGGCCGGCGGCTCCGCCAAGCAGGCCCGCAACCGCGAGAACCAGGCGGTGCTGCCGCTGCGCGGCAAGATCCTCAATGTCGAGCGCGTGCGCTTCGAGAAGATGCTGTCCTCGGCCGAGATCGGCACCCTCATCACAGCGCTGGGCACCGGCATCGGGCGCGAGGAATTCAATCCCGACAAGCTCAGATACCACAAGATCATCATCATGACGGACGCCGATGTCGACGGCGCCCATATCCGCACCTTGCTGCTCACCTTCTTCTACCGGCAGATGCAGGAGATCATCGAGCGCGGCCATCTCTACATCGCCCAGCCGCCGCTTTACAAAGTGAAGCGCGGCTCGTCCGAGCAGTATCTGAAGGACGGCAAGGCGCTCGAGAACTATCTCATCGAGACCGGCCTCGAAGGCTCGAGCCTGGTTCTGGCGTCGGGCGCGGAGCGCGCCGGCCACGATCTGCGCCAGATCGTCGATGAGGCGCTCTCCGTGCGCGCTGCCCTCGATGCGCTGCATTCGCGCTATTCGCGCGCCGTCATCGAGCAGGCGGCGATCGCCGGCGTCCTCAATCCGGAAGTGCTTTCCAACACCGAGAACGCGCTCGCCGCGGCGAGCTATATCGCCAAAAGGCTCGATGCGATCGCCGAGGAGACCGAGCGCGGCTGGACCGGCGTTCACGCCGCCGACGGCAGCCTGGTGTTCGCCCGCGAAGTGAGGGGCGTGAAGGAAAGCTGGACCATCGATGCCAGGCTCATCGGCTCGGCCGATGCCATCCGCCTCGACAAGAAGGCGGCGCATCTCCAGGAAATCTACGCCAAGCCGGCCAAACTGCGTCGCAAGGATTCCGAGAAGGTCATCCACGGCCCGATCGATCTCCTGGAAGCGGTATTCGCCGCCGGGCGCAAGGGCATCACCCTGCAGCGCTACAAGGGCCTGGGCGAGATGAACCCCGAGCAGCTCTGGGAAACGACGCTCGACGCCAATGTGCGCTCACTCTTGCGCGTCAAGGTCAGCGAGCTCGACGAGGCCGACGACCTCTTCACCAAGCTGATGGGCGATGTGGTCGAGCCCCGGCGCGATTTCATCCGCGAAAACGCCCTGTCGGTGGCCAATCTGGACGTGTGA
- the recF gene encoding DNA replication/repair protein RecF — MSSAAYIVTRLTLTDFRNYDALRLDPGPGLVALTGPNGAGKTNLVEAISLLTVGRGLRGALFEDLARQGAPRGWAIAADIASPPGEVRLGTQWIPEGEAASQSRQVVVDGVPQRSPGILAHHMRVIWLTPAMDRLFAGPASDRRRFLDRLVAANDPEHASRVLVFEKLMRERNLLLEEPRPDALWLSGLEAQMAEAAAAIAAARLHAVGALQNHIKFLLKGSAFPASILGLQGDLEDRLATMPAVQAEDEYRRLLLESRGPDKAAGRTLNGPHRSDFLVTHEPKAMAAALCSTGEQKALLIGLILAQASSVKAESGAAPVLLLDEVAAHLDGLRRAGLFETLRQLGAQSFMTGTDRALFDGLGKTGDFLHVEAGKVTRH, encoded by the coding sequence ATGTCTTCGGCTGCCTACATCGTCACGCGGCTCACCCTCACCGATTTCCGCAATTACGACGCGCTGCGGCTCGATCCGGGGCCGGGCCTCGTGGCGCTCACCGGCCCCAATGGCGCCGGCAAGACCAATCTCGTCGAAGCCATTTCCCTGCTGACGGTCGGACGCGGCCTGCGCGGGGCCCTGTTCGAGGATCTGGCCCGCCAAGGCGCGCCGCGCGGCTGGGCGATAGCCGCCGACATCGCCTCGCCGCCGGGCGAGGTCAGGCTCGGCACGCAATGGATACCGGAAGGCGAGGCAGCGAGCCAGTCCCGCCAGGTGGTGGTCGACGGCGTGCCGCAACGGAGCCCCGGCATTCTCGCCCATCATATGCGGGTGATCTGGCTCACCCCGGCGATGGACCGCCTGTTCGCCGGTCCTGCTTCCGACCGGCGCCGCTTCCTCGACCGGCTCGTCGCCGCCAACGACCCCGAACATGCCTCGCGCGTCCTCGTCTTCGAGAAGCTGATGCGCGAGCGCAATCTCCTGCTCGAGGAGCCGCGCCCCGATGCCTTGTGGCTTTCGGGCCTCGAAGCGCAGATGGCGGAAGCCGCCGCGGCCATTGCCGCGGCCCGTCTCCATGCCGTCGGCGCCTTGCAAAATCATATAAAATTCCTACTTAAGGGGAGTGCTTTTCCTGCCAGCATCCTGGGTCTGCAAGGCGATCTCGAAGATCGCCTCGCGACCATGCCGGCCGTGCAGGCGGAGGACGAATATCGTAGACTCCTCCTCGAATCGCGAGGGCCGGACAAGGCGGCGGGACGCACGCTCAACGGACCGCATAGGAGTGACTTCTTGGTGACGCATGAACCCAAGGCCATGGCCGCGGCTTTGTGCTCTACTGGTGAGCAGAAGGCGCTGCTTATCGGGCTGATCCTGGCGCAGGCGTCATCGGTGAAGGCGGAAAGCGGGGCAGCGCCCGTCCTCCTTCTTGATGAAGTCGCGGCGCATCTGGACGGTCTCAGACGTGCCGGACTGTTCGAGACGCTCCGTCAACTGGGAGCCCAGAGCTTCATGACGGGCACCGACCGTGCACTGTTCGACGGGCTTGGCAAGACGGGCGATTTCCTCCATGTGGAGGCTGGAAAAGTGACGAGGCATTAA
- the dnaN gene encoding DNA polymerase III subunit beta — MRVTIERSAFLKALNHVQSVVERRNTIPILSNVLVQAKGDAVKLTATDLDIEIIETVQAEVAQDGAVTVAAHMLYDIVRKLPDGAQLELDQGPDTGRVAIKAGRSRFALQALPPEDFPDLNAGELANRFTLSAADLKGLVEKTRFAISTEETRYYLNGIYLHEVAANQTLRAVATDGHRLARAQVPLPDGATGMPGIIVPRKTVLELVKLIDSDEGEVEVALSASKIRFTFNGLTLTSKLIDGTFPDYERVIPRNNDKTLDVDTKLFSSAVDRVSTISFEKGRAVKLNVGDGRVILTVNNPDSGSAEEEIAATYDAEPIDIGFNSRYLLDIAAQIKSDTARFQLADAGSPTIVLDPSDEQALYVLMPMRV, encoded by the coding sequence ATGCGTGTGACTATCGAAAGATCGGCCTTTCTCAAGGCGCTCAACCATGTGCAGAGCGTGGTCGAGAGGCGCAATACCATTCCAATCCTGTCCAATGTGCTGGTCCAGGCCAAGGGCGATGCCGTGAAGCTCACCGCCACCGACCTCGACATCGAGATCATCGAGACGGTTCAGGCCGAGGTGGCCCAGGATGGCGCCGTCACGGTCGCCGCCCATATGCTCTATGACATCGTGCGCAAGCTCCCCGACGGGGCCCAGCTCGAGCTCGACCAGGGGCCCGATACGGGTCGTGTCGCCATCAAGGCGGGGCGCTCGCGCTTCGCCCTGCAGGCGCTGCCGCCCGAGGATTTCCCCGATCTCAATGCCGGCGAGCTCGCCAACCGCTTCACTTTGTCGGCGGCCGACCTCAAGGGTCTGGTGGAGAAGACCCGCTTCGCCATCTCGACCGAAGAGACCCGCTATTATCTGAACGGCATCTATCTGCATGAGGTGGCGGCCAACCAGACCTTGCGCGCCGTCGCCACCGACGGCCATCGTCTGGCCCGGGCGCAGGTGCCCTTGCCGGACGGCGCCACGGGCATGCCCGGCATCATCGTGCCGCGCAAGACGGTGCTCGAGCTCGTCAAGCTGATCGATAGCGACGAAGGCGAGGTCGAGGTCGCCCTCTCCGCCTCCAAGATCCGCTTCACCTTCAACGGCCTGACGCTGACCTCCAAACTGATCGACGGCACCTTCCCCGATTATGAGCGGGTTATCCCGCGCAATAATGACAAGACGCTCGATGTCGATACCAAGCTGTTCTCGAGCGCTGTCGACCGGGTCTCGACCATCTCCTTCGAGAAGGGTCGCGCCGTGAAGCTCAATGTCGGCGACGGGCGGGTGATCCTCACCGTCAACAATCCGGATTCGGGCTCGGCGGAAGAAGAGATCGCCGCGACCTATGATGCCGAGCCCATCGATATCGGCTTCAATTCGCGCTATCTCCTCGACATCGCGGCGCAGATCAAGAGCGACACCGCGCGCTTCCAGCTCGCCGATGCGGGATCCCCCACCATCGTGCTCGATCCTTCCGACGAACAGGCGCTCTATGTCCTGATGCCGATGCGGGTGTGA
- the dnaA gene encoding chromosomal replication initiator protein DnaA, with translation MTDAAGIELKQSWSRIAQRLKAELGDDLYTSWFARMEPEECVDGRLAVSVPTRFLRNWIETHYAQKLLKASEAELGHLDNVHVKVRTRGVPQRPQDVAERRILREDFQQPLIRAATPQPAQATAQQPSTERGSPLDPQQTFNSFITGGSNRLAHAAAQRISESQPGMPVSFNPLFIHSAAGLGKTHLLNSIAWRVRERHPERKVLFITAERFMYHFIGALRSRDTIGFKDFFQSIDVLLIDDFQFLQGKSMTQEFYHTFNSLVDAKRQIVIAADAPPAQLDAIDQRMRSRLMGGLVVDIELPELDLRREILARRLAEVAKRDPQIRVDPDVVEFISNKVQGGGRELEGALNRVIAHQQFSHAPLSIDLAAMVLRDMSANPDQCRVRIDDILKVVGRHYNVARADLLSPRRARSVVVPRQIGMYLAKKLTPRSLPEIGRRFGGRDHSTVLHAVRKIEELMKSDDRLAREVALLIRLIEQQ, from the coding sequence ATGACAGATGCGGCGGGGATCGAACTCAAGCAGAGCTGGAGCAGAATTGCGCAAAGGCTCAAGGCTGAACTGGGCGATGATCTCTACACAAGCTGGTTTGCGCGGATGGAGCCCGAGGAGTGTGTCGATGGACGCCTCGCTGTTTCAGTCCCCACCCGTTTCCTCAGAAACTGGATCGAGACGCATTACGCCCAGAAACTTCTGAAGGCGAGCGAGGCCGAGCTCGGCCATCTCGACAATGTCCATGTGAAAGTGCGCACGCGCGGCGTGCCGCAACGCCCGCAAGACGTCGCCGAACGGCGCATCCTGCGCGAGGATTTTCAGCAGCCCCTGATCCGCGCCGCAACACCGCAGCCGGCACAGGCAACGGCGCAACAGCCGTCGACCGAACGCGGCTCGCCGCTCGATCCCCAGCAGACCTTCAACAGCTTCATCACCGGCGGTTCCAACCGTCTAGCGCATGCGGCCGCCCAGCGTATCTCGGAATCGCAGCCGGGCATGCCGGTTAGTTTCAACCCGCTCTTCATTCACTCGGCGGCAGGCCTCGGCAAGACGCATCTTTTGAATTCGATCGCCTGGCGGGTGCGCGAGCGCCACCCCGAGCGCAAGGTGCTGTTCATTACCGCCGAGCGCTTCATGTATCATTTCATCGGCGCTCTCAGATCGCGCGACACGATCGGCTTCAAGGATTTCTTCCAGTCGATCGACGTGTTGCTGATCGACGATTTTCAGTTCCTGCAGGGCAAGTCGATGACGCAGGAATTCTACCACACCTTCAATTCGCTGGTGGACGCCAAACGGCAGATCGTCATTGCCGCCGATGCGCCGCCCGCACAGCTCGATGCCATCGATCAGCGCATGCGCTCCAGGCTCATGGGCGGCCTCGTCGTCGATATCGAGCTGCCGGAACTCGATCTCCGGCGCGAGATCCTGGCGCGCCGCCTCGCCGAAGTGGCCAAGCGCGATCCGCAGATCCGCGTCGATCCCGATGTCGTCGAATTCATCTCCAACAAGGTCCAGGGCGGCGGGCGTGAGCTCGAAGGGGCTCTCAACCGCGTCATCGCGCATCAGCAATTCTCGCATGCGCCGCTGTCGATCGACCTCGCCGCCATGGTGCTGCGCGACATGTCGGCCAATCCCGACCAGTGCCGCGTGCGCATCGACGACATCCTCAAGGTGGTTGGGCGTCACTACAATGTGGCGCGCGCCGACCTCCTGTCGCCGCGCCGGGCCCGCTCCGTGGTGGTACCGCGCCAGATCGGCATGTACCTGGCCAAGAAGCTCACGCCGCGGTCGCTCCCCGAGATCGGCCGGCGGTTCGGCGGCCGCGACCATTCGACCGTGCTGCATGCCGTGCGCAAGATCGAGGAGCTCATGAAGAGCGACGACCGGCTGGCTCGGGAAGTCGCCCTCCTGATCAGGCTCATCGAACAGCAGTAG
- the rpsT gene encoding 30S ribosomal protein S20, whose translation MANTSSAKKATRVAARRAVINKNRTTRVRSTVRKVEEAIASGNKGAAEAALKAAQPELMRGAQKGILHKNAASRKVSRLAKRVKAIK comes from the coding sequence ATGGCGAACACAAGTTCGGCGAAAAAGGCGACACGCGTTGCGGCTCGCCGTGCCGTCATCAACAAGAACCGCACCACCCGCGTGCGCAGCACCGTACGCAAAGTGGAAGAGGCGATCGCCTCCGGCAACAAGGGCGCTGCGGAAGCCGCTTTGAAGGCTGCTCAGCCCGAGCTGATGCGCGGCGCGCAGAAAGGTATTCTGCACAAGAACGCGGCCTCCCGTAAGGTGTCCCGTCTCGCCAAGCGCGTGAAGGCAATCAAGTAA
- a CDS encoding Hsp70 family protein, translated as MALSSASEAGFRFQRDGIDIEETITRADFEDWIAEDVARIAETVDEALAKAGLTECQIDKVFLTGGTSFIPAIWKVFGERFGEDKLMTGDQFESITYGLALIGRAERPEDWAMRN; from the coding sequence GTGGCTTTGTCATCGGCGAGCGAGGCCGGTTTCCGCTTCCAGCGCGACGGCATCGACATAGAGGAGACGATCACGCGGGCCGATTTCGAGGACTGGATCGCGGAGGATGTCGCGCGCATCGCCGAGACGGTGGACGAGGCGCTCGCCAAGGCCGGGCTCACCGAGTGCCAGATCGACAAGGTCTTTCTGACCGGCGGCACGTCCTTCATCCCGGCGATATGGAAGGTCTTCGGCGAGCGCTTCGGCGAAGACAAGCTGATGACCGGCGACCAGTTCGAATCGATCACCTATGGTCTGGCGCTGATCGGGCGCGCCGAGCGGCCCGAGGATTGGGCGATGAGGAATTAG
- a CDS encoding sulfite exporter TauE/SafE family protein translates to MLDGDVSLPQYALVALAAFIAAIIGGVTGYGTGLLLPPVLVPIIGPQAVVPVIAVAALMTNSSRLLAFRKSFDAPRAFLITLCAVPFCLVGAYLYTLLSGPHVAMLIGIVLILLVPVRRVLIRLRGHLPNKGVAAAGAAYGLLVGGTTGSGVVLLSILLAAGLQGPAVIATDAGISIVIGAVKTLVFQSTGMLPLSSWIMAAVIGVAAMPGAFIARRLANRLTLKAHTSILDAVVILGGALLIVQAVIGS, encoded by the coding sequence ATGCTCGACGGCGATGTGAGCCTGCCGCAATACGCCCTGGTGGCGCTGGCCGCTTTCATCGCCGCCATTATTGGCGGGGTCACCGGCTATGGCACCGGCCTGCTGCTGCCGCCGGTATTGGTGCCGATCATCGGGCCGCAGGCGGTGGTGCCGGTCATCGCGGTCGCGGCGCTGATGACCAATTCGAGCCGGCTTCTCGCCTTCCGGAAGTCTTTCGATGCACCGCGCGCCTTTCTGATCACGCTCTGCGCTGTGCCCTTCTGCCTCGTCGGCGCCTATCTCTACACGCTTTTGTCGGGCCCCCATGTCGCCATGCTGATCGGCATCGTGCTGATCCTTCTGGTGCCGGTGCGCCGCGTCCTCATCCGCTTACGCGGCCATCTGCCGAACAAGGGCGTCGCCGCGGCGGGGGCTGCCTATGGGCTCCTCGTCGGCGGCACCACCGGCTCGGGCGTCGTGCTCCTGTCGATCCTGCTGGCGGCGGGCCTCCAGGGCCCGGCGGTGATTGCCACCGATGCCGGCATCTCGATCGTCATCGGCGCCGTCAAGACACTGGTCTTCCAGTCGACCGGCATGCTGCCGCTGTCCTCCTGGATCATGGCGGCGGTGATCGGCGTCGCCGCCATGCCCGGCGCCTTCATCGCCAGGCGCCTGGCCAACCGCCTGACGCTCAAGGCGCACACCAGTATCCTGGATGCCGTGGTGATCCTGGGCGGCGCGCTCCTGATCGTGCAGGCTGTTATCGGTTCTTGA